From one Lolium rigidum isolate FL_2022 chromosome 4, APGP_CSIRO_Lrig_0.1, whole genome shotgun sequence genomic stretch:
- the LOC124648529 gene encoding uncharacterized protein LOC124648529, protein MQSAVKRFAAFFSATPTVPQLQACEELPDELLHLIISLLCFFRDLLAFAATCHSWRAAFSSYPSKSTFCSVCPPLLVKLVPSAQAPHDDRKLRTCKVIDPANENTTLHCQIPQEALDNSACYHACYSYGQLICYRREYFCIVDVFTSAEVSSPPLPLSSNDCHKFFYCAILTAPLASRNSHLLISTRLFLYDWLVGSDSWSELSLSERLHQIVHHDSQFIAMDSQSSLYTLQLAPRLSLQKLITKQLDNLTASAYSPPWIVVCGDMLVMVKNKHAFRLDMSAKPAEWVEVKLGNWALFESGDVRSPVFSCINPERWGGWSSRLYHAHSPHPLILPWHSPWIVLKLGSYHVPRQYSYKKWFRALQAIWVYPSMFCADGQ, encoded by the coding sequence ATGCAAAGTGCCGTCAAACGGTTTGCGGCCTTCTTCTCGGCTACCCCCACCGTGCCCCAACTCCAAGCGTGTGAAGAACTGCCAGATGAGTTGTTGCACTTGATTATTTCTCTCTTATGCTTCTTCCGTGACCTTCTCGCCTTCGCTGCAACCTGTCACTCTTGGCGTGCTGCATTCTCCTCATACCCATCCAAATCTACATTCTGCTCTGTGTGTCCGCCTCTGCTAGTGAAGCTCGTCCCCAGTGCTCAAGCTCCTCACGATGACCGTAAGCTACGCACATGTAAAGTCATCGACCCAGCGAACGAAAACACCACCCTTCACTGCCAGATTCCTCAAGAAGCTCTTGATAACTCAGCGTGTTATCATGCTTGCTACTCATATGGCCAACTGATCTGTTATCGCCGCGAATATTTCTGTATTGTTGATGTGTTCACCAGCGCCGAGGTTTCATCTCCTCCTCTCCCATTGAGCAGCAATGACTGTCACAAGTTCTTCTACTGTGCCATTCTAACAGCTCCGCTTGCATCACGCAACTCACACCTCCTCATCAGCACTCGCTTGTTTCTCTATGATTGGCTGGTTGGAAGCGACTCTTGGTCTGAACTCAGTCTTTCTGAACGGCTGCATCAGATTGTGCATCACGACAGTCAGTTCATCGCTATGGATAGTCAATCGAGTCTCTACACTCTGCAGCTAGCTCCCCGACTTAGCCTGCAGAAGCTAATAACGAAGCAGTTGGACAACCTGACTGCATCTGCATATTCGCCGCCATGGATAGTGGTGTGCGGTGACATGCTTGTCATGGTCAAGAATAAGCATGCCTTTCGCCTCGATATGTCAGCCAAGCCTGCAGAATGGGTGGAGGTGAAGCTGGGTAACTGGGCATTGTTTGAGTCTGGTGATGTGAGGAGCCCTGTATTTTCTTGCATTAACCCAGAACGATGGGGAGGGTGGAGCAGCCGCTTGTACCATGCCCATAGCCCTCACCCTTTGATTTTACCTTGGCATTCACCTTGGATTGTTCTCAAACTGGGTTCGTATCACGTACCGAGGCAATACTCCTACAAGAAATGGTTCCGCGCGCTGCAGGCTATCTGGGTGTACCCAAGCATGTTCTGCGCCGATGGCCAGTGA